A genomic window from Pirellulaceae bacterium includes:
- a CDS encoding NAD(P)/FAD-dependent oxidoreductase, with the protein MQSDIDVIIVGGGLAGLTCAHHLTNQGLRCRLFEANDRVGGRISTDFKDGFRLDRGFQVFLTAYPEARREFDYDQLNLKRFAPGALIRYAGAFRRFSDPWRCPQQAIATAISPVATLKDKLRLAKFRREAVGLSIEQIYHRPETTTLEMLRQRGFSETIIQRFFRPFFGGVFLDNHLATSSRMCEFVFQMFSRGDAALPSKGMEQLPLQLAKRLGDSVVQLNCPITSASETGVVTSTGERLQSRAVVIATEAPTAAKLLGTVAPAPARSVRCIYFAANRPPIREPILVLNGDGIGPINNLCVPSMVSADYAPAGKSLVSVTVTEETDEASESLIKRLRSQLKDWFGPSTDEWTHLHTYHVRHALPSQVPPALEPVEKPAFIRDGLYICGDHCDTASINGAIAAGRRAAIAAHSHFESN; encoded by the coding sequence ATGCAATCTGATATCGATGTCATCATTGTGGGTGGCGGCCTAGCCGGCCTGACCTGCGCCCATCATCTCACCAACCAGGGTCTCCGTTGTCGTCTTTTCGAGGCGAACGACCGCGTGGGTGGACGGATTTCCACTGACTTCAAGGATGGCTTCCGACTCGATCGAGGCTTTCAAGTATTCTTGACAGCGTACCCGGAAGCCCGCCGAGAGTTTGACTACGACCAATTAAATTTAAAGCGATTCGCCCCTGGTGCATTGATCCGTTACGCAGGAGCTTTCCGACGTTTCAGCGACCCTTGGCGATGCCCCCAACAGGCTATCGCCACCGCAATCTCTCCAGTTGCGACGCTCAAAGACAAACTTCGGTTGGCGAAATTTAGACGCGAAGCGGTTGGACTGTCGATCGAGCAAATTTATCATCGGCCGGAGACTACCACCCTAGAGATGTTACGACAGCGAGGATTCTCTGAAACCATCATCCAGCGTTTTTTCCGACCTTTTTTCGGCGGCGTCTTTCTAGACAATCATCTTGCGACTTCCAGCCGGATGTGCGAATTCGTCTTCCAAATGTTTTCGCGAGGTGATGCAGCGCTACCATCCAAGGGAATGGAGCAACTGCCTCTCCAACTCGCAAAACGCTTGGGAGATTCTGTCGTCCAGTTGAATTGTCCGATCACCTCGGCAAGCGAAACGGGAGTGGTCACGTCTACAGGCGAACGCCTTCAGAGTCGCGCTGTAGTCATTGCCACCGAAGCCCCGACTGCCGCGAAGTTATTGGGAACCGTCGCACCCGCTCCGGCAAGAAGTGTCCGCTGCATCTATTTTGCGGCTAACCGACCTCCAATTCGGGAGCCAATTCTCGTACTGAACGGTGATGGAATCGGCCCCATCAACAATCTCTGTGTTCCGAGCATGGTCTCAGCAGATTACGCCCCGGCAGGCAAGTCACTCGTCTCCGTCACGGTGACCGAAGAAACAGATGAAGCGTCAGAATCGCTGATTAAGAGGCTGCGATCTCAGCTGAAAGATTGGTTCGGACCGTCAACAGACGAATGGACCCACTTACACACGTACCACGTCCGACATGCGTTACCATCCCAAGTCCCACCAGCGCTCGAGCCGGTGGAAAAACCGGCTTTCATCCGAGATGGTCTTTATATCTGCGGCGATCATTGTGACACCGCCTCCATCAACGGTGCAATCGCAGCCGGGCGGCGCGCAGCGATCGCAGCCCATTCTCACTTCGAATCAAATTGA
- a CDS encoding cryptochrome/photolyase family protein: protein MSTTNNSACRNLVIILGDQLNQNSLAFGNFDSAQDAVWMAEVAEESTHVWSHKARIAVFLAAMRHFRDALRKKSFVVHYRQMDDRGNKGTLTAELTRIVKKTKPQRLIVVKPGEWRVQQDLIELAESLQLELEIRTDRHFFSTPEEFAEHAEGRKQLRLEYFYRELRRKHDVLMEGKQPEGGKWNYDADNRGSFGKEGPGKLKMPKRSNPAEITQDVIALVNRKFSKHPGTLDNFDWPVTPKQAKATLSDFVKNRLPNFGDYQDAMWTNEPYLYHAKISAALNLKLLDPREVIEQAVVAYRTRQAPLNSVEGFVRQILGWREYVRGIYWLYMPEYLERNELQASEPLPDFYWTGNTEMTCLQQTIHQTLEYGYAHHIQRLMVTGLFALLLGVDPKAVHQWYLAVYVDAVEWVELPNSLGMSQFADGGVMASKPYVATGKYIQRMSNYCSNCRFDPAKATGEDACPFTTLYWDFLVRHKEELTGNNRMAMQLKNLTRKKTSELNEMQLQATEFRSSLKPEATA from the coding sequence ATGTCGACCACCAACAACTCCGCCTGCCGCAACCTCGTTATCATCCTCGGAGACCAGCTAAACCAAAACTCGTTGGCATTCGGAAATTTCGATTCCGCGCAGGATGCCGTCTGGATGGCGGAGGTCGCCGAAGAGTCGACACACGTCTGGAGCCACAAAGCACGGATTGCTGTTTTCCTTGCTGCGATGCGCCATTTTCGCGACGCGCTGCGAAAAAAAAGCTTCGTCGTCCACTACCGCCAAATGGACGACCGCGGAAACAAGGGAACCTTGACAGCCGAACTTACCCGAATCGTCAAGAAGACAAAACCTCAGCGTTTGATTGTCGTCAAGCCGGGAGAATGGCGGGTTCAACAAGACTTAATTGAGTTAGCTGAGAGCCTTCAGCTCGAATTGGAGATCCGAACCGACCGACATTTTTTCAGCACACCGGAGGAGTTTGCTGAGCACGCAGAAGGCCGCAAGCAATTGCGACTCGAATACTTCTATCGAGAACTGAGAAGGAAACACGATGTCTTGATGGAAGGTAAGCAGCCGGAGGGTGGCAAATGGAACTACGATGCCGACAATCGGGGCTCATTCGGAAAAGAAGGACCTGGCAAACTCAAAATGCCGAAGCGATCGAATCCGGCTGAGATCACGCAGGACGTCATCGCCCTAGTAAACCGAAAGTTCTCAAAACATCCTGGCACGTTGGATAACTTCGACTGGCCCGTGACTCCGAAGCAGGCAAAAGCGACCTTGTCTGACTTTGTGAAGAATCGTCTACCAAACTTTGGCGACTATCAGGATGCGATGTGGACCAACGAGCCCTATTTGTACCACGCCAAAATTTCGGCTGCGTTGAACCTGAAATTACTCGATCCCCGTGAAGTCATCGAACAGGCGGTAGTGGCCTATCGTACCCGACAAGCTCCACTCAACAGCGTCGAGGGCTTCGTTCGACAGATCCTTGGCTGGCGTGAATACGTTCGGGGCATTTACTGGCTGTACATGCCCGAATATCTGGAACGAAACGAACTCCAAGCAAGTGAGCCATTGCCCGACTTCTACTGGACCGGGAACACCGAGATGACCTGTCTCCAGCAAACCATCCACCAAACATTGGAATACGGATACGCGCACCACATCCAAAGATTGATGGTCACCGGATTATTTGCTCTCCTACTGGGCGTGGATCCAAAAGCGGTCCACCAATGGTATCTGGCGGTTTACGTCGACGCAGTTGAGTGGGTTGAACTACCGAACTCACTTGGCATGTCACAGTTTGCCGATGGCGGCGTGATGGCCAGCAAACCCTACGTGGCCACCGGCAAGTACATACAACGAATGAGTAACTATTGCAGCAACTGCCGCTTCGATCCGGCGAAAGCCACCGGTGAGGATGCTTGCCCATTCACAACACTGTACTGGGACTTTTTGGTCCGCCACAAAGAAGAATTGACCGGTAACAATCGAATGGCCATGCAATTAAAAAACCTAACACGCAAGAAAACGAGCGAGTTAAACGAGATGCAGTTGCAGGCAACCGAGTTTCGCAGTTCACTCAAACCGGAAGCAACGGCGTAG
- a CDS encoding carbohydrate kinase, producing MSSTYQVAAIGEMLWDIFPSGPRFGGAPANFACSLANLSGPQTHVSLISAAGNDPLGREAISSLQLHGVDTERVKVLPQPTGKVLIELDQDGRATYEFASDTAWDNLPWSEDLLTFAESLDAVYFGTLGQRDNVSRDTILRFLNATQEQTFRIFDLNLRPPFINDGHILASIEAANVLKLNDEELPILAQLCRITGSDRRILEQLADRFQFRAIALTRGAEGAFLLRGSEWDDRPAAITRIVDTVGAGDAYTAALVMGLLRNDPLSIINEKACTVAEFVCTQAGATPHLPAAITKIRPN from the coding sequence ATGTCAAGCACGTATCAGGTGGCAGCAATCGGCGAAATGCTTTGGGATATTTTTCCGAGCGGACCGCGATTCGGTGGCGCCCCCGCCAATTTCGCTTGCAGCCTCGCCAACCTCAGCGGCCCCCAAACGCATGTGTCGTTGATAAGTGCTGCCGGCAACGACCCGTTGGGAAGGGAGGCCATTTCGTCGCTCCAGCTTCATGGCGTTGACACGGAACGTGTCAAGGTCCTGCCCCAACCCACAGGCAAAGTGCTGATCGAATTGGATCAGGACGGTCGGGCGACCTACGAGTTTGCGTCAGACACTGCCTGGGACAACCTACCCTGGTCCGAGGATCTGCTCACGTTCGCCGAAAGCTTAGATGCTGTATATTTTGGCACGCTAGGCCAACGGGACAACGTGTCTCGCGACACGATCCTGCGTTTCCTCAACGCTACCCAGGAACAAACCTTTCGAATTTTCGACCTCAATCTGCGGCCGCCCTTCATCAATGACGGTCATATCCTAGCCTCGATTGAAGCTGCCAATGTCCTCAAGCTAAATGACGAGGAGCTACCTATCCTTGCTCAACTCTGCAGGATCACCGGTTCCGACCGCCGAATACTCGAGCAGCTCGCGGATCGCTTTCAGTTTCGGGCGATTGCATTAACACGCGGTGCAGAGGGCGCCTTTCTACTACGGGGATCCGAATGGGACGACCGTCCAGCAGCGATCACTAGAATTGTCGATACGGTGGGCGCTGGTGACGCGTACACAGCCGCTCTTGTGATGGGACTTCTTCGCAACGATCCTCTCTCCATTATCAACGAAAAGGCGTGTACGGTTGCCGAATTCGTCTGCACCCAGGCGGGCGCAACTCCACACCTCCCCGCCGCAATCACGAAAATTCGCCCAAATTAA
- a CDS encoding PSD1 and planctomycete cytochrome C domain-containing protein, with protein sequence MNITHEYHRLITYTRVTRMFRPRLALLPSVFICVAFWLHGVFAQETNLKANHAENMKQGTRIFKEDVRAILTEHCVKCHNAKSAKADFDLSSRTALVASGHLGDSAENSPLLKLVQHREEPHMPLKAPKLAAEEIDAIARWIDLGAPYAQPLIAGRTEPATTRITEDDRNFWSFAPLERPAVPHVVDSDWCRTAIDHFILSRLRDEEIAPNPCTQPQLLIRRAYYGLLGLPPTTQEIDQFTRDSSPAAYDRLIVRLLNSRHYGERWARHWLDIARFAESTGFEHDDDRPHAYHYRDFVIKAFNQDLPFDQFIRWQLAGDELAPDNPLAMMATGFLGAGPSVSQLTEAEFESARYDEIDDMVTNTGIAFLGLSIGCARCHDHKYDPIPAADYYAVAATFAKTVRSEVEMPVEPASPAVPVQITADGFTPIRNHAHDRGYPYFYEHVHFLRRGDVDQKEQVCQPGFVQVLQRGNPLHKGWQVQIPAGWKRSDFHRATLAGWITDPNHGAGHLAARVIVNRLWQHHFGQGLVATPNDFGLQGERPTHPALLDWLACELIDHQWSLKHIHRLIMNSAVYCQNDSFDEVRGKLDPGNLLHWRRSPRRLEAEAIRDAMLFVSGQLDTTMYGPGSLDERMRRRSIYFTIKRSKLIPTMMLFDWPEHLVSIGQRPVTTTAPQALSFMNNNNTRSQAESFADYLQSKYLPIKAGQPVNWQQAIEQTYRIAYARPVSSAEATQATAFLNRQLALYDQAEATTGVRLALTDFSQMIFSSSEFLYIR encoded by the coding sequence ATGAATATCACCCATGAATATCACCGCCTGATCACTTACACACGAGTCACGCGTATGTTTCGTCCCCGACTTGCACTGTTGCCGAGCGTTTTCATTTGCGTCGCATTCTGGCTGCATGGGGTCTTCGCTCAAGAAACCAACTTGAAGGCGAACCATGCGGAAAATATGAAGCAGGGGACAAGAATATTCAAAGAGGATGTTCGTGCGATTCTGACCGAACACTGTGTAAAGTGTCACAACGCAAAATCCGCGAAAGCGGACTTCGACCTGTCTTCTCGCACAGCCTTAGTTGCATCAGGTCACCTTGGAGATTCTGCCGAAAACAGCCCGCTACTGAAACTGGTCCAACATCGGGAAGAACCCCATATGCCTCTGAAGGCACCCAAACTTGCCGCGGAGGAGATTGACGCCATCGCGAGATGGATCGACCTGGGTGCACCGTATGCCCAACCGTTGATCGCTGGGCGCACCGAGCCAGCGACCACAAGGATCACGGAGGACGATCGTAACTTTTGGTCCTTTGCACCGCTCGAGCGTCCAGCCGTGCCGCACGTCGTGGATTCTGATTGGTGCCGCACGGCGATCGACCATTTCATCCTGTCCCGTTTGCGTGACGAGGAAATTGCACCGAACCCTTGCACGCAACCGCAGCTTCTCATCCGTCGCGCCTATTACGGCCTCCTGGGTCTTCCACCCACGACGCAGGAGATCGACCAATTCACTCGGGACAGCAGTCCTGCTGCGTACGATCGCCTGATCGTACGATTATTGAACTCACGTCATTACGGCGAACGTTGGGCACGACATTGGTTGGACATTGCTCGCTTTGCCGAAAGCACGGGTTTCGAACATGACGATGACCGCCCCCATGCGTACCACTATCGGGATTTTGTCATCAAGGCATTCAACCAGGATTTGCCGTTCGATCAGTTCATTCGCTGGCAATTAGCAGGCGATGAATTGGCTCCGGACAATCCATTGGCCATGATGGCAACCGGTTTTCTTGGCGCGGGTCCCTCGGTGTCTCAATTAACAGAAGCTGAATTCGAATCAGCGAGGTACGATGAAATCGATGATATGGTAACCAACACGGGTATCGCATTCCTCGGTCTATCCATCGGCTGCGCGCGATGCCATGATCACAAGTACGACCCGATTCCAGCTGCGGACTACTACGCAGTGGCCGCGACGTTTGCCAAAACAGTACGAAGCGAAGTCGAGATGCCGGTCGAACCGGCGTCGCCAGCGGTTCCCGTTCAAATCACCGCCGACGGATTTACCCCTATCCGCAATCACGCTCACGATCGCGGATACCCCTACTTCTACGAGCACGTGCATTTTCTTCGTCGTGGCGATGTTGACCAAAAAGAGCAGGTGTGTCAGCCCGGCTTCGTGCAAGTTCTTCAACGCGGCAATCCACTGCACAAAGGCTGGCAGGTCCAAATTCCTGCAGGCTGGAAACGATCCGACTTTCATCGCGCGACGTTGGCAGGATGGATCACGGACCCGAATCACGGTGCGGGACATCTCGCCGCGAGGGTGATCGTCAATCGACTTTGGCAGCACCACTTCGGGCAAGGCTTGGTTGCCACACCGAATGACTTTGGCTTGCAAGGGGAACGTCCGACACATCCCGCACTACTCGATTGGCTCGCGTGTGAATTGATCGATCACCAGTGGAGTCTAAAACATATTCATCGACTGATCATGAACAGCGCGGTCTATTGCCAGAACGACTCCTTCGACGAAGTACGAGGCAAACTGGACCCTGGCAATCTGCTTCACTGGCGACGATCTCCACGGCGCCTTGAGGCAGAGGCAATTCGCGACGCGATGCTATTTGTTTCTGGCCAACTCGATACCACGATGTACGGGCCTGGCAGCTTGGACGAACGGATGCGCCGTCGCAGCATTTATTTCACCATCAAGCGGAGCAAACTGATACCAACCATGATGTTATTCGACTGGCCTGAGCACTTGGTAAGCATTGGGCAACGTCCTGTCACCACCACAGCTCCGCAAGCACTGTCCTTCATGAACAATAACAACACCCGATCGCAGGCAGAAAGCTTTGCCGACTACCTGCAAAGTAAATACCTCCCAATCAAAGCAGGGCAACCGGTCAATTGGCAACAGGCTATCGAACAAACCTATCGCATCGCCTACGCACGTCCCGTAAGCTCCGCCGAAGCCACGCAAGCGACAGCCTTCCTCAATCGTCAATTGGCACTTTACGATCAAGCAGAAGCGACCACCGGTGTGCGACTGGCGTTAACTGATTTTTCTCAAATGATCTTTAGCAGCAGTGAGTTTCTCTACATTCGTTGA
- a CDS encoding DUF1501 domain-containing protein has protein sequence MTISPTNPAMPSRRQILRQAGCGAGLLGLATLLQDEGLLAQPALNSQSPMNRRPSHFPAAAKRVIWIFVNGGPSHIDTWDYKPKLEGWHGKSIHQFDSGFKNTTGFFKNAVGHLMKSPFQFTARGESGKMVSTIFPYLGQHVDKMAFIHSGYSESNNHSTALFKMNCGMPRMGFPCLGAWVTYGLGSLSRDLPGFVVMSDPQGRGLPKAHAANWTAGFLPGVYQGTHLKPQGQPIDNLQLPDGLTTEAQQSQLDFLKQTNLAHLRSHLASPELDARIESFELAYRMQSAAPEALDIASEPNHVQEMYGMQYEHSRPFGQQCLMARRLVERGVRFVQIYSGGNENQRSWDGHIDIQGNHRQFAGETDQPVAGLLSDLQQRGMLDDTLVIWCGEFGRLPVAQKANKPGRDHNPHCFSAWLAGGGIRGGVSYGSSDDVGYKAAIDPVNVNDLHATILHLLGMDHTRLTYRHNGRDYRLTDVAGKVLAPIIA, from the coding sequence ATGACCATTTCCCCCACAAACCCTGCCATGCCATCCCGTCGCCAGATTTTACGGCAAGCGGGCTGCGGCGCTGGCCTACTCGGTTTAGCAACTCTCCTGCAAGACGAAGGACTGCTCGCGCAGCCCGCCTTGAATTCTCAGTCCCCCATGAACAGGCGACCGTCACATTTCCCGGCTGCCGCCAAACGCGTGATCTGGATCTTTGTGAATGGAGGCCCCAGCCACATTGACACATGGGACTACAAACCCAAGCTCGAAGGTTGGCATGGAAAATCGATCCATCAATTTGATTCCGGGTTTAAAAACACCACAGGATTTTTCAAAAATGCAGTTGGCCATTTGATGAAGTCGCCGTTTCAATTCACGGCTCGGGGTGAATCCGGCAAAATGGTCTCGACGATCTTTCCATACCTTGGTCAACATGTCGACAAGATGGCCTTTATCCACTCGGGCTACAGTGAATCCAATAACCATTCAACCGCGCTGTTTAAAATGAACTGTGGCATGCCACGGATGGGCTTCCCCTGCCTGGGCGCTTGGGTGACTTACGGTCTGGGCAGCCTGAGTCGTGACCTACCTGGTTTTGTCGTGATGAGCGACCCGCAGGGCCGTGGGCTCCCCAAGGCCCATGCGGCTAATTGGACGGCCGGTTTTCTACCAGGCGTCTATCAAGGAACTCATCTCAAACCCCAAGGACAGCCAATTGACAATCTGCAGCTACCCGACGGACTGACCACTGAGGCACAACAAAGCCAATTAGATTTCCTGAAGCAAACGAACCTGGCCCACCTTCGCTCCCATCTCGCTTCACCGGAGCTGGACGCGCGAATCGAGAGTTTTGAGCTCGCGTATCGCATGCAGTCCGCGGCGCCCGAGGCACTCGATATTGCTTCGGAACCGAACCACGTCCAAGAAATGTATGGAATGCAGTACGAACACAGCAGGCCGTTTGGCCAGCAATGCCTGATGGCCCGTCGCCTCGTTGAACGCGGAGTGCGTTTCGTGCAGATCTATTCGGGAGGAAATGAAAACCAACGATCCTGGGACGGCCATATCGACATTCAAGGAAACCATCGGCAGTTTGCCGGGGAAACGGACCAACCCGTCGCTGGCCTGCTTTCTGATTTACAACAACGAGGCATGCTCGACGACACTCTGGTTATCTGGTGCGGCGAATTCGGTCGACTACCGGTTGCACAAAAAGCGAACAAGCCTGGACGCGACCACAATCCGCACTGTTTTTCGGCGTGGCTCGCGGGCGGAGGAATTCGTGGCGGCGTGAGCTACGGATCCTCTGACGATGTCGGCTACAAGGCAGCAATCGATCCAGTCAATGTCAACGACCTGCATGCCACGATTTTGCATTTACTGGGCATGGACCACACTCGCCTCACCTATCGACATAACGGACGGGACTATCGTTTGACTGATGTGGCGGGTAAGGTTCTCGCCCCGATCATCGCTTAA
- a CDS encoding fatty acid desaturase encodes MTDAERVPMPWNATTSKYKQPDLLKSWWQISNTLIPFFGLWYVMYLSYSYSYLLTLFLAIPTAGLLVRVFIIQHDCGHHSFFKNHRSNDLLGSFCGFLTLTPYHFWRRTHARHHVTSGNLDHRGHGDVGVLTVREYQQRSLWGQWRYRIYRNPLFMFFLGASFLFIVQQRFTTGAPRSWRRERMSVYTTNLAIAATLTIAWFTIGLQTFLMIELPIVVLGAAAGSWLFFVQHQYEEAYWEHNKSWDFTTSALKGSSYYRLPSVLRWFSGNIGYHHIHHLNSRIPNYNLPACYDEELSLRQAPTFGLRESLHCAALKLWDEDQQQMVTFRETKRLVTSSTLIHTDNTSQSSQPPTMRKAS; translated from the coding sequence ATGACCGACGCAGAACGAGTTCCAATGCCATGGAACGCAACGACCTCCAAATACAAGCAGCCTGATTTACTCAAAAGTTGGTGGCAAATCTCGAATACGCTGATTCCGTTCTTCGGTCTCTGGTACGTGATGTATCTCAGCTATTCTTACTCCTACCTGCTAACCTTGTTCCTGGCCATCCCCACCGCCGGCCTTCTGGTACGTGTGTTCATTATCCAACACGACTGCGGCCATCATTCATTTTTCAAGAATCATCGCTCGAACGATTTGTTGGGCTCTTTTTGTGGATTTCTCACATTGACCCCATACCACTTCTGGCGTCGAACCCATGCGCGTCATCATGTCACCAGCGGCAATCTTGACCACCGGGGCCACGGAGATGTCGGTGTGCTGACAGTGCGAGAATACCAACAACGTTCACTTTGGGGCCAATGGCGATATAGGATTTATCGCAATCCGCTTTTTATGTTCTTTCTCGGTGCGAGTTTTCTTTTTATCGTCCAGCAGCGTTTTACAACCGGCGCTCCCCGCAGCTGGCGACGTGAACGCATGAGTGTTTACACAACTAACCTCGCCATTGCCGCCACATTGACCATCGCTTGGTTCACCATTGGCTTGCAGACGTTCTTGATGATCGAATTACCGATCGTCGTTCTCGGCGCTGCGGCCGGAAGCTGGCTCTTTTTCGTCCAACACCAATATGAAGAAGCTTACTGGGAACATAACAAGAGCTGGGATTTCACGACCTCGGCATTGAAGGGAAGTTCTTACTATCGACTTCCAAGCGTGTTACGTTGGTTCAGTGGCAACATCGGCTATCATCACATTCACCACTTAAACAGTCGCATCCCTAATTACAATCTACCTGCCTGTTACGACGAAGAACTCTCGCTAAGACAGGCCCCAACGTTTGGACTTCGTGAAAGCCTGCACTGTGCCGCACTCAAACTGTGGGATGAAGACCAACAACAGATGGTCACATTCAGGGAGACAAAACGATTGGTAACGTCCAGCACGCTGATTCACACAGACAACACCTCTCAATCCTCTCAACCGCCCACCATGCGCAAGGCCAGCTAA
- a CDS encoding Mur ligase family protein, translated as MRPKVRDLLTYLQTPMGRLYLFEWVSAVTYPLLLKIAQFYRLLFLRRTTIIVVVGSLGKTTTMRCIAAALGLSQPSTYKQLGNAFSSVAFHILMTPPWRRFVVLEVGIGAGGQMRRYAKAIKPNLVVFTSVHSEHMLMFPDKAAICREKSEMLKVQGVNDILVFNADNPWVAKSAADSLAQKWSYGRSDSAMIKASDLELDGLKGCSFKLRIKDADYPVRTSLVGLHQIHCVLASCAVASALSMDMEEVISRISRLSPSPLRLNPIPLASGAVVVSDEFKSTLETIDVAFDFFEGQHFSRKILILGSISDLRSNVKAEYRRIGNRIAEIFDLAIIVGMHHRDYRAGFKLVGKSSDCLLRAGDDLPNVLKLLPQDLGDGDCILIKGRASQKLERITFMLQEQRVKCFATQCQSELRRCESCSMLQKGWKGKRLPPQVKDPTGISQL; from the coding sequence GTGAGGCCTAAGGTCCGTGATTTGCTGACTTACCTGCAAACGCCGATGGGGCGACTGTATCTTTTTGAATGGGTAAGTGCTGTCACCTATCCGTTGCTCTTGAAGATTGCACAGTTTTATCGACTTCTTTTCTTGCGTCGAACCACGATTATTGTGGTGGTTGGAAGTCTAGGCAAAACTACCACGATGCGGTGCATCGCAGCCGCATTGGGGCTCTCGCAGCCGTCGACATATAAGCAATTAGGAAATGCTTTCTCATCAGTGGCGTTTCACATTTTGATGACGCCACCCTGGCGCCGCTTCGTGGTTTTGGAGGTTGGGATCGGTGCCGGTGGACAAATGAGGCGGTACGCGAAGGCGATCAAACCAAATCTGGTCGTCTTTACGTCGGTGCACAGTGAACACATGTTGATGTTTCCAGATAAAGCAGCCATTTGCCGAGAGAAAAGCGAAATGCTTAAGGTGCAGGGGGTGAATGACATTCTTGTATTCAACGCAGACAACCCCTGGGTAGCGAAATCGGCCGCCGATAGCCTGGCGCAGAAGTGGTCATATGGTCGTTCTGATTCAGCGATGATCAAGGCTTCTGATCTGGAGCTCGATGGGCTGAAAGGTTGTTCATTCAAGCTACGGATCAAGGACGCCGATTACCCTGTTCGAACTTCCCTCGTTGGGCTCCATCAAATTCATTGCGTGCTTGCCAGCTGTGCGGTTGCGTCGGCGTTGTCGATGGACATGGAAGAGGTTATTTCTCGAATCTCGAGGTTGTCTCCCAGTCCCCTCAGGCTCAATCCGATTCCGCTGGCTTCGGGTGCGGTTGTGGTGTCGGATGAATTTAAATCCACACTTGAGACGATCGATGTCGCATTTGACTTTTTCGAGGGGCAGCACTTTTCACGAAAGATACTGATCTTGGGAAGTATTTCCGACTTGCGATCGAATGTGAAAGCCGAGTACAGACGAATCGGCAATCGAATCGCCGAAATTTTTGATTTAGCGATCATTGTCGGAATGCATCACCGGGATTATCGAGCGGGGTTCAAGTTGGTGGGCAAGTCGTCCGACTGTCTCCTTCGGGCAGGCGATGATCTGCCGAATGTCTTAAAGCTTCTTCCGCAAGATCTTGGAGACGGTGATTGTATTCTTATCAAAGGGCGAGCTTCACAAAAGCTGGAACGAATTACCTTTATGCTGCAAGAACAGCGTGTGAAGTGTTTTGCGACGCAATGCCAATCAGAATTACGTCGATGTGAAAGCTGCTCGATGCTCCAGAAAGGATGGAAGGGAAAAAGATTGCCGCCGCAAGTGAAGGATCCAACCGGGATTTCACAGCTTTAG